The proteins below are encoded in one region of Belonocnema kinseyi isolate 2016_QV_RU_SX_M_011 chromosome 3, B_treatae_v1, whole genome shotgun sequence:
- the LOC117168705 gene encoding nucleolin-like isoform X2, whose amino-acid sequence MPPRKTNKRSEEEVAVEGAGENDASPPKRAKGRKAVTEKSDDAREPRFPRAAKNKKPEVTPEPEPVKKSKASTKKNDATSKKAKKAAKSDDEDEPLNDEDNAESDEVPEVPKKKARGKPAAKKAGADEGAKKGRGKKAKDIADEAEDEVAEGSEKEDEEESPEPEENGNAQEVVENGGSENGDDSKKKSKSKPATKKVEPAAKNSTEVAANEEGGDSE is encoded by the exons ATGCCTCCACGAAAGACGAACAAGCGCAGCGAAGAGGAGGTTGCTGTTGAAGGCGCCGGTGAAAATGACGCATCTCCACCAAAAAGGGCGAAAGGCCGAAAAGCCGTCACCGAGAAGTCCGATGACGCCAGAGAGCCCCGATTTCCCCGTGCggcgaaaaataaaaaacccGAGGTCACGCCAGAACCAGAACCGGTGAAGAAGTCCAAGGCGTCAACCAAGAAAAACGACGCCACTTCAAAGAAGGCGAAAAAAGCTGCAAAATCCGATGATGAGGATGAACCTTTGAACGACGAGGACAACGCCGAATCCGACGAAGTCCCTGAAGTTCCAAAGAAAAAGGCTCGCGGTAAACCAGCGGCGAAAAAGGCGGGCGCCGACGAAG GTGCGAAAAAGGGCAGGGGTAAGAAGGCCAAGGACATTGCGGACGAAGCCGAAGATGAGGTTGCTGAGGGTAGCGAGAAGGAGGATGAGGAAGAGTCCCCAGAGCCAGAAGAGAATGGAAATGCTCAAGAGGTAGTAGAGAATGGAGGAAGCGAGAATGGCGATGactcgaaaaaaaaatccaagagcAAACCAGCCACCAAGAAAGTTGAACCCGCTGCGAAGAACAGTACCGAAGTTGCGGCCAACGAAGAGGGCGGCGATTCCGAATag
- the LOC117168705 gene encoding nucleolin-like isoform X1 — MPPRKTNKRSEEEVAVEGAGENDASPPKRAKGRKAVTEKSDDAREPRFPRAAKNKKPEVTPEPEPVKKSKASTKKNDATSKKAKKAAKSDDEDEPLNDEDNAESDEVPEVPKKKARGKPAAKKAGADEETTKTNSQNSRKKQTDDKLKKEEEISDSRSKKKTKAAGAKKGRGKKAKDIADEAEDEVAEGSEKEDEEESPEPEENGNAQEVVENGGSENGDDSKKKSKSKPATKKVEPAAKNSTEVAANEEGGDSE, encoded by the exons ATGCCTCCACGAAAGACGAACAAGCGCAGCGAAGAGGAGGTTGCTGTTGAAGGCGCCGGTGAAAATGACGCATCTCCACCAAAAAGGGCGAAAGGCCGAAAAGCCGTCACCGAGAAGTCCGATGACGCCAGAGAGCCCCGATTTCCCCGTGCggcgaaaaataaaaaacccGAGGTCACGCCAGAACCAGAACCGGTGAAGAAGTCCAAGGCGTCAACCAAGAAAAACGACGCCACTTCAAAGAAGGCGAAAAAAGCTGCAAAATCCGATGATGAGGATGAACCTTTGAACGACGAGGACAACGCCGAATCCGACGAAGTCCCTGAAGTTCCAAAGAAAAAGGCTCGCGGTAAACCAGCGGCGAAAAAGGCGGGCGCCGACGAAG aaacgaCTAAAACGAATAGCCAGAACTCGAGAAAAAAACAAACTGACGATAAGCTGAAAAAAGAGGAGGAAATCAGTGATTCTAGgtcaaaaaagaaaacgaaagcCGCTG GTGCGAAAAAGGGCAGGGGTAAGAAGGCCAAGGACATTGCGGACGAAGCCGAAGATGAGGTTGCTGAGGGTAGCGAGAAGGAGGATGAGGAAGAGTCCCCAGAGCCAGAAGAGAATGGAAATGCTCAAGAGGTAGTAGAGAATGGAGGAAGCGAGAATGGCGATGactcgaaaaaaaaatccaagagcAAACCAGCCACCAAGAAAGTTGAACCCGCTGCGAAGAACAGTACCGAAGTTGCGGCCAACGAAGAGGGCGGCGATTCCGAATag